In Bacillus cytotoxicus NVH 391-98, the following are encoded in one genomic region:
- a CDS encoding spore germination protein, producing the protein MTKEKAIKIPISSFISDNENYLKQTAGLGVTFDVGIRKFHILDKEIGVLFVNGLCDTNYIIPILEEAVDTNEIRNADENTVTLLENRLIHQQVSKVKTMDEVMVQVLSGLVVIFVEGETEAFVIDVRSYPGRTPTEPDTEKVVRGARDGFVENIVVNTALIRRRIRDPRLRNEIIRVGDRSQTDICITYVQDVANPDLVKIIKQELSNIEVDGITMADKTIEEFVVKQSYNPFPLIRYTERPDVAANHLLEGHVLVITDTSPSVMITPTTYFHHLQHAEEFRQNPAVGTFLRWVRFLGVLFSLFLLPFWLVFVFDPTLLPEKLAFIGPNKMTHLPILLQVLLAEIGLEFLRMAAIHTPTPLSSAAGLISAILIGQIAIDVGLFVPEVILYVAISMIGSYATPSYELGLGNKIGKLFVIILTGLFHEMGFVIGMTILILFLTSIKSLQTPYLWPFLPFDWGALTKILLRPTMSSLKVRPSIVRPQNIRRQK; encoded by the coding sequence ATGACGAAAGAGAAGGCAATTAAAATCCCAATTTCTTCGTTCATAAGTGATAATGAAAATTATTTAAAACAAACAGCTGGATTAGGCGTAACATTCGATGTTGGAATTCGTAAATTTCATATTCTCGATAAAGAAATTGGAGTATTATTTGTAAATGGATTGTGTGATACAAACTACATTATCCCTATTCTAGAAGAAGCAGTAGATACAAATGAAATAAGAAATGCAGATGAAAATACTGTTACACTTTTAGAAAATCGCCTGATTCATCAACAAGTAAGTAAGGTCAAGACGATGGATGAGGTAATGGTTCAAGTATTATCCGGCCTTGTTGTTATTTTTGTAGAAGGTGAAACAGAGGCTTTTGTAATAGATGTTCGCAGTTATCCAGGACGAACTCCGACAGAACCGGATACGGAAAAGGTGGTGCGCGGGGCTAGGGATGGATTTGTTGAAAATATTGTTGTGAATACAGCATTAATTCGTAGGAGAATTCGTGATCCACGCCTTAGAAATGAAATTATTCGCGTAGGAGATAGGTCGCAAACAGATATTTGTATTACATATGTTCAAGATGTTGCTAATCCAGATTTAGTAAAAATTATAAAACAAGAGTTAAGCAATATTGAAGTAGATGGTATTACAATGGCAGACAAAACAATTGAAGAATTTGTGGTCAAACAAAGCTATAATCCCTTTCCGCTTATTCGATATACAGAAAGACCGGACGTAGCAGCCAATCATTTGTTGGAAGGTCATGTATTAGTGATTACGGATACATCGCCAAGTGTTATGATTACACCTACAACATACTTTCATCATTTACAACATGCGGAAGAATTTAGGCAAAATCCAGCAGTAGGTACATTTTTACGCTGGGTACGATTCTTAGGTGTGCTATTTTCCTTATTTTTATTACCATTTTGGTTAGTATTTGTATTTGATCCAACATTGTTACCAGAGAAACTTGCGTTCATTGGGCCGAACAAAATGACACATTTACCTATTTTATTACAAGTGTTATTGGCAGAGATTGGGCTTGAATTTTTAAGAATGGCAGCCATTCATACTCCGACCCCGTTATCATCTGCTGCCGGCTTAATTTCAGCAATTTTAATTGGGCAAATCGCAATTGATGTTGGATTATTTGTTCCAGAGGTTATTTTATATGTAGCAATCTCAATGATTGGCTCATATGCGACACCGAGTTATGAATTAGGGCTTGGCAATAAAATTGGAAAGTTATTTGTCATCATTTTAACGGGCTTATTTCATGAAATGGGGTTTGTCATTGGGATGACAATATTAATTTTATTTTTAACATCTATAAAAAGTTTACAAACACCATATTTATGGCCATTTTTACCATTTGATTGGGGAGCATTAACCAAAATTTTACTTCGACCAACGATGTCAAGTTTAAAAGTGCGTCCAAGTATAGTCCGACCACAAAATATACGCAGGCAAAAATAA
- a CDS encoding stage V sporulation protein AE, which yields MRRRVILVTDGDEYAKRAIEMLAKEFGGRCISASQSNPTSLTGKKIVELIMQTPYDPVFVMFDDSGFIGEGSGEKALKYVATHKQIDVLGILAVASNTHNWEWARVDVSIDREGRLTEYGVDKFGLPDGEIGRISGDTIYCLDELNVPVIIGIGDIGKMCGNDEWKRGAPITKKAIQFILERSGFYDEREGN from the coding sequence ATGAGAAGAAGGGTTATTTTGGTAACAGATGGAGATGAATATGCAAAGCGAGCAATTGAGATGTTAGCGAAGGAATTTGGCGGAAGGTGCATTTCGGCATCGCAAAGTAATCCAACGAGCTTGACGGGAAAAAAGATTGTTGAGCTAATTATGCAAACGCCATATGACCCTGTATTCGTCATGTTTGATGATAGTGGATTTATTGGAGAAGGTTCGGGGGAGAAGGCGTTAAAATATGTGGCGACTCATAAACAAATTGACGTTCTTGGAATTTTAGCTGTGGCATCCAATACCCATAATTGGGAATGGGCGCGTGTAGATGTCAGCATAGATCGAGAGGGAAGATTGACGGAGTATGGCGTTGATAAATTTGGTCTTCCTGATGGAGAGATTGGCAGGATTAGCGGCGATACAATTTATTGCTTAGATGAATTGAATGTTCCGGTCATTATTGGAATTGGAGATATCGGAAAAATGTGTGGAAATGATGAATGGAAGCGAGGTGCTCCCATTACGAAAAAGGCAATTCAATTCATTTTAGAAAGGAGTGGTTTTTATGACGAAAGAGAAGGCAATTAA
- the spoVAE gene encoding stage V sporulation protein AE has protein sequence MDFIYAFLVGGVICVVGQLLLDFAKLTSAHVMATFVVAGAVLDSFDLYDKLIKFAGAGAIVPITSFGHSLLHGAMETAETYGYLGIGIGMFRLISAGISAAILFSFLTALICKPKG, from the coding sequence GTGGACTTTATATATGCATTTCTTGTTGGCGGGGTTATTTGTGTAGTAGGTCAGCTTTTATTGGATTTTGCAAAGCTAACATCCGCACATGTAATGGCAACTTTTGTAGTGGCAGGAGCTGTTTTAGACAGTTTTGATCTTTACGATAAATTGATAAAGTTTGCAGGAGCTGGAGCAATCGTTCCGATTACAAGTTTTGGACATTCTTTATTACATGGAGCAATGGAAACTGCTGAAACATATGGCTATCTAGGAATAGGAATTGGGATGTTTCGCTTAATATCTGCAGGAATTTCAGCGGCAATATTGTTTTCTTTTTTAACTGCACTTATATGTAAACCGAAAGGATAA
- the spoVAD gene encoding stage V sporulation protein AD codes for MRLTGKQTWVFQNQIFVNATGTAVGPKEAKGPLGKYFDVSYDDLHCGEQNWELAERKLMKNSIEKVVQKGNIMNSQIDFFLAGDLLNQMVTANYVARDMGIPFLGMFSACATSMETLAIGSAFIDGGFAKRILATVSSHNATAERQFRYPTEYGGQRPSTATSTVTGAGSIMISTEESDIKITAATIGRVQDLGIANPFDMGSAMAPAAVDTIQQHFEDLGRSAADYDLIVTGDLSGVGAPIAKQMLLEEGYDLGNIYNDCGLMIYDAKQEEVFAGGSGCACSAVVTYGYLLEEMKKGNLQRIFVIATGALLNPMMIQQKETIPAIAHGVVFERVKGG; via the coding sequence ATGAGATTGACAGGGAAACAAACATGGGTATTCCAAAATCAAATATTTGTGAATGCAACAGGTACAGCTGTCGGTCCTAAAGAAGCTAAGGGTCCTCTTGGAAAATATTTTGATGTTTCATATGACGACTTACATTGCGGGGAACAAAATTGGGAACTTGCTGAAAGAAAATTGATGAAGAATTCTATTGAGAAAGTGGTGCAAAAAGGAAATATAATGAATTCCCAAATCGATTTTTTTTTAGCGGGGGATTTATTAAATCAAATGGTGACAGCTAATTATGTCGCTCGTGATATGGGAATTCCTTTTTTAGGAATGTTTAGTGCATGTGCAACATCGATGGAAACGTTAGCGATTGGATCAGCCTTTATTGATGGGGGATTTGCAAAGCGTATACTTGCGACGGTTAGTAGTCATAACGCTACTGCTGAAAGGCAATTCCGCTATCCGACAGAGTATGGTGGACAACGGCCGAGTACAGCGACTTCAACTGTTACCGGTGCTGGCTCCATTATGATTAGTACCGAAGAGAGCGACATTAAAATAACAGCTGCAACGATTGGAAGAGTACAAGATTTAGGGATAGCAAATCCTTTTGATATGGGATCCGCTATGGCCCCGGCAGCGGTTGATACCATTCAACAACATTTTGAGGATTTAGGAAGAAGTGCTGCGGACTATGATTTAATTGTCACAGGTGATTTATCGGGTGTAGGAGCACCGATTGCAAAACAAATGTTATTAGAAGAAGGTTATGATTTAGGAAATATATATAATGATTGCGGATTAATGATTTATGATGCAAAACAAGAAGAAGTCTTTGCAGGTGGGAGTGGATGTGCTTGTTCGGCAGTTGTGACTTATGGATATTTATTGGAAGAAATGAAAAAAGGAAATTTGCAACGGATTTTTGTTATTGCAACAGGAGCTTTACTCAATCCAATGATGATTCAACAAAAAGAAACAATTCCAGCGATTGCACATGGAGTAGTATTTGAAAGAGTAAAAGGGGGGTGA
- the spoVAC gene encoding stage V sporulation protein AC, whose translation MKKLKNDYKNKVKDYHPKPNYMMNCVKAFLVGGVICTVGEVLMKMYIHYFHLSEQNAGNITIVILMLLSSILTGFGIYDKIGQFSGAGSLVPVTGFANSMVSAAMEHRSEGVVLGIATNMFRLAGSVIVFGVVGAYIVGLIRYSLKVWIS comes from the coding sequence GTGAAAAAGTTGAAAAACGATTACAAAAATAAAGTGAAAGATTATCATCCGAAGCCGAACTATATGATGAATTGCGTAAAGGCATTTCTTGTAGGAGGAGTCATTTGTACAGTAGGGGAAGTCTTGATGAAAATGTATATACATTATTTTCACTTGAGTGAACAGAATGCTGGGAATATAACCATTGTAATATTAATGTTATTATCTTCCATTTTAACTGGTTTTGGAATATACGACAAAATAGGGCAATTTAGCGGTGCGGGATCTTTAGTTCCTGTAACAGGGTTTGCAAATTCTATGGTTAGTGCTGCAATGGAACATCGCAGTGAGGGAGTTGTCCTTGGTATTGCTACCAATATGTTTCGATTAGCAGGAAGTGTAATTGTTTTTGGCGTTGTAGGAGCTTATATTGTTGGCTTGATTCGGTACTCACTTAAAGTTTGGATATCTTAA
- a CDS encoding stage V sporulation protein AB, with the protein MIEYAFVIMIGLAGGLAVGGGYVAFLAVLGVIPRLVQLTKSWKYIQVFEWAVIGGTLVGAWCSLRNITFQISQYWLIVLGIFCGTFIGMLAAALTEVLNVLPILAKRIRIDEKIVLLLIALVLGKVVGSLFHWIYFVK; encoded by the coding sequence ATGATTGAATATGCTTTCGTAATTATGATAGGGCTGGCTGGTGGCCTTGCAGTTGGTGGGGGGTATGTGGCATTTTTAGCAGTGCTTGGTGTAATTCCACGTTTAGTGCAATTAACAAAAAGTTGGAAGTATATTCAAGTTTTTGAATGGGCGGTTATTGGTGGAACGTTAGTAGGTGCTTGGTGCAGTTTAAGGAATATTACATTTCAAATATCTCAGTATTGGCTTATTGTATTAGGGATATTTTGCGGAACTTTTATCGGGATGTTGGCAGCGGCATTAACAGAAGTATTAAATGTTTTGCCTATACTGGCTAAGCGAATCAGAATAGATGAAAAAATCGTACTGTTACTTATAGCGTTAGTACTCGGAAAAGTAGTCGGATCATTGTTTCATTGGATTTATTTTGTGAAGTAG
- a CDS encoding stage V sporulation protein AA has product MEQTVYLKMRNRLQVSPSYELKIHDIAQIVGDPNVISKIGNEIVYKITTRDKTHVVIDAMKVIDIIQKKLEQVQINLLGPGQTLVEIVYGKKKVNPIFFGLVWILLFVGAALAIIYFHEDVSMQQVHSRLYYMVTGERNNQPLLFQIPYSIGLGLGMILFFNHVFQKRINEEPSPLEVEMFQYQQSLDQYVVVHENQESKKEISDD; this is encoded by the coding sequence GTGGAACAAACAGTTTATCTCAAAATGCGAAATCGCCTGCAAGTGTCTCCTTCGTATGAATTGAAGATACATGATATTGCTCAAATTGTTGGGGACCCTAATGTAATAAGCAAGATAGGAAATGAGATTGTCTATAAAATAACAACTCGTGATAAAACACATGTTGTTATTGATGCGATGAAGGTAATCGATATTATCCAGAAAAAATTAGAGCAAGTACAGATTAATTTACTTGGTCCTGGACAAACACTTGTTGAAATTGTATATGGAAAAAAGAAGGTGAATCCTATTTTTTTCGGGCTTGTTTGGATTTTGCTATTTGTAGGAGCGGCGCTTGCAATTATTTATTTTCATGAAGATGTTAGCATGCAGCAAGTGCATAGCCGCTTATATTACATGGTTACGGGAGAGAGAAATAACCAACCGCTTTTATTTCAAATTCCATATTCGATAGGGCTTGGATTAGGGATGATTTTATTTTTCAATCATGTATTTCAAAAGAGAATTAATGAAGAACCAAGTCCATTAGAAGTTGAAATGTTCCAGTATCAACAGTCTCTCGATCAATATGTTGTAGTTCATGAAAATCAAGAAAGTAAAAAAGAAATTTCAGATGATTGA